The following coding sequences lie in one Ostrea edulis chromosome 8, xbOstEdul1.1, whole genome shotgun sequence genomic window:
- the LOC125662283 gene encoding adhesive plaque matrix protein 2-like, translating into MYPKPNRPSKWGNAPLPRGRNMCKMKDSCRNGGICKSSSRTRSGWKCECRNGWAGSRCTKKNYCPKGNVCMNGGSCVNSAIPGLFWRCKCRMGFSGRRCDKMKPKPQGSGGKLEAQPDPCGAEGRGPRRVCW; encoded by the exons ATGTATCCAAAACCAAATCGTCCATCAAAATGGGGAAATGCACCCCTGCCCAGAG GGAGAAATATGTGTAAGATGAAGGATTCATGCAGGAATGGTGGAATTTGTAAGTCTTCTTCACGCACTAGGTCTGGCTGGAAATGCGAATGTCGCAACGGATGGGCAGGATCACGATGTACTA AGAAAAATTACTGCCCAAAAGGGAATGTTTGCATGAACGGCGGATCGTGTGTTAATTCTGCAATACCTGGGTTGTTTTGGAGATGTAAGTGCAGGATGGGATTTTCCGGAAGACGATGTGACA AAATGAAACCAAAACCACAAGGAAGCG GAGGAAAATTAGAAGCACAACCAGATCCATGCG GTGCAGAAGGGCGTGGACCCAGAAG AGTCTGTTGGTAA